Proteins co-encoded in one Prunus persica cultivar Lovell chromosome G6, Prunus_persica_NCBIv2, whole genome shotgun sequence genomic window:
- the LOC18774947 gene encoding cellulose synthase-like protein E1, translating into MGKEEGYLPLFETKRAKGIVLYRIFAASIFAGICLIWFYRVSHIPKAGEDGRFGWIGLLGAELWFGFYWILTQASRWSPVYRHPFKDRLSQRYESELPGVDVFVCTADPTIEPPMMVINTVLSVMAYDYPPEKLSVYLSDDGGSEITYFALLEAAKFAKHWIPYCKKYNVEPRSPAAYFVSSDDAVDADHNQAADLAGIKKLYKDMENEVEDTVKLGRISEEVRSKHKGFSQWDTYSSRRDHDTILQIVIDGRDLNATDVEGCVLPTLVYLAREKRPQYHHNFKAGAMNALIRVSSNISNGQVLLNVDCDMYSNNSQAVRDALCFLMDEAEGNEIAYVQFPQNFENVTKNDLYSNSLRVISEVEFHGLDGYGGPLYIGSGCFHRRDTLCGRKFIKGCKSEMKWEISRKREETGIHELEENSRSLASCAFEENTEWGKEMGLKYGCPVEDVITGISIQCHGWKSVYCNPTRKAFLGIATTTLSQTLVQHKRWSEGDFQILLSKYSPAWYAHGNISLGLQLGYCCYCFWASNSLATLFYSSIPSLYLLRGVSLFPQVSSPWLIPFAYVIIAKYTWSFVEFLWSGGTILGWWNDQRIWLYKRTSSYLFAFIDTILNSLGHSDSAFVITAKVSDEDVSHRYEKEVMEFGASSPMFTILATLALLNLFCFLGVVKEAIMGEGMTKLYVTMPLQILLCGVLILINLPLYQALYLRKDKGKMPSSIAFKSMAFSVFACICFKYLY; encoded by the exons ATGGGAAAGGAAGAAGGGTATTTACCATTGTTTGAGACAAAGAGAGCCAAGGGAATAGTTCTATATAGGATTTTTGCAGCATCTATATTTGCAGGCAtatgtttgatttggttttatAGAGTAAGTCACATACCAAAAGCAGGAGAGGATGGAAGGTTTGGGTGGATTGGATTGTTGGGTGCTGAGCTATGGTTTGGTTTTTACTGGATCCTCACTCAAGCCTCCAGGTGGAGCCCTGTTTATAGGCACCCCTTCAAGGACAGGCTCTCTCAAAG ATACGAGAGTGAGTTGCCGGGGGTGGACGTATTCGTGTGCACGGCAGACCCCACAATAGAGCCACCAATGATGGTGATAAACACTGTTTTATCAGTCATGGCTTATGACTACCCACCAGAGAAGCTGAGTGTGTATCTCTCAGATGATGGAGGCTCAGAAATTACATACTTTGCCCTCTTGGAGGCTGCTAAGTTTGCTAAGCATTGGATACCCTATTGCAAGAAATACAATGTGGAGCCAAGATCACCTGCtgcttattttgtttcttctgatGACGCAGTTGATGCTGATCATAACCAGGCTGCTGATTTGGCTGGCATTAAG AAATTATACAAAGACATGGAGAATGAAGTTGAAGATACTGTGAAGCTAGGCCGCATTTCAGAAGAAGTAAGATCAAAACATAAAGGCTTTTCTCAGTGGGATACATATTCATCACGGCGTGACCACGACACCATTCTTCAG ATAGTAATTGATGGGAGAGACCTAAATGCAACAGATGTTGAAGGGTGTGTGTTGCCAACTTTGGTGTATTTGGCTCGAGAAAAGAGACCTCAATATCACCATAACTTCAAAGCTGGCGCTATGAATGCATTG ATAAGGGTATCTTCAAACATTAGCAATGGGCAGGTCCTTCTTAATGTAGACTGTGATATGTATTCAAACAACTCTCAGGCAGTAAGGGATGCACTTTGCTTCTTAATGGATGAAGCAGAAGGCAATGAGATTGCCTATGTACAGTTCCCACAGAATTTCGAAAATGTTACTAAGAATGATTTATATAGCAATTCATTACGAGTAATCAGTGAG GTGGAATTCCATGGTTTGGATGGTTATGGGGGCCCTCTATATATTGGAAGTGGCTGCTTTCACAGAAGAGATACTCTTTGTGGGAGGAAGTTCATAAAGGGATGTAAGAGTGAAATGAAGTGGGAGATTagtagaaagagagaagaaactgGCATTCATGAATTAGAAGAAAATTCAAGAAGTCTTGCAAGCTGTGCATTTGAAGAGAACACTGAATGGGGGAAGGAG ATGGGTTTGAAATATGGATGTCCGGTTGAAGATGTGATAACCGGGATATCAATCCAATGCCATGGATGGAAATCAGTGTATTGCAATCCCACAAGGAAAGCTTTCTTAGGAATAGCCACAACCACACTGTCTCAGACACTTGTGCAGCATAAGAGATGGTCAGAAGGTGATTTCCAGATTTTGCTTTCTAAGTACAGCCCTGCATGGTATGCACATGGAAATATTAGCTTAGGTCTTCAACTTGGATACTGTTGTTACTGCTTCTGGGCTTCCAATTCCTTGGCAACCCTATTTTACTCAAGTATCCCTTCACTTTATCTCCTTAGAGGCGTTTCGTTATTTCCGCAG GTCTCAAGCCCTTGGCTCATACCATTTGCATATGTGATAATTGCCAAGTACACTTGGAGCTTTGTGGAGTTTCTGTGGTCTGGTGGTACAATCTTAGGTTGGTGGAACGACCAACGTATATGGCTTTACAAGAGAACAAGTTCCTACCTGTTTGCCTTCATTGATACCATTTTAAACTCCCTCGGACATTCTGATTCAGCATTTGTAATAACAGCCAAGGTTTCTGATGAAGATGTTTCACATCGATACGAGAAAGAGGTTATGGAATTTGGAGCATCATCTCCAATGTTTACCATACTGGCAACACTTGCATTGCTCAATTTGTTCTGCTTTCTTGGTGTTGTAAAGGAAGCAATCATGGGAGAGGGCATGACAAAACTTTATGTGACAATGCCTCTGCAAATTCTTCTGTGTGGGGTTTTGATTCTCATTAATCTACCATTGTACCAAGCCCTCTACCTAAGGAAGGACAAGGGAAAGATGCCAAGCTCCATAGCGTTTAAATCAATGGCATTTTCTGTATTTGCATGTATATGTTTTaaatatttgtattaa